The Drosophila gunungcola strain Sukarami chromosome 2R unlocalized genomic scaffold, Dgunungcola_SK_2 000013F, whole genome shotgun sequence genome includes the window ttttttttttttttttttttgttttggatatGGTTAATCAAGTCAACGTCAACGCAAATATACAACAACACATACAAAAGTACCGTTACACACACATATGGAACAATTAGTAAATACACATGGATTATCAttaatacatatatgtatatatatagagatAGAGAGCTTAGTTAGTTGGGTAGtaagttagttagttagtaaGTTGGTAAATGCGAGGAACGAAGGATCCTCCAGCCCAGAGATACTGAAGCAAGCGTTGTGGTGTGCGGTGTCGCTGTGTGATGGAGGGGTGTGGATTTCAGGTGTTGGATTGTCGTGGGATGGAACCAAATCACCTACATCTACAAATCAAAGGGGCAACGGATGGGGATACGAATACTCTATTGTGGATGTGGTGGGGTGTTGGGGTGGTGGACAGCATGCAACCCTAGCGCAGGCGGAGGAGATACATTTGGTGATGCGTTTCTCTGGCTAGCACGCACTTGCCACGTCGCCAGCTGGATTGGTGGAGGTGCAGTTGGAGATGGTGGTGGCGTTGAATCCGGTTTCCAGAAATTGCGATGCAGCCGCAAAAAAGCGACCCGTACGTCCACTGCCCGGACTGGGATTCGGACTGCAACTAGGACTGCCCGGCAGCGGCAAGTTGTTGCTCCGCTGGCAAGTGTCCTTCGCggactcctcctcctcctcctcctcctcccggCCAGCTTCCAAATCACGATCGTTGGCCGGAGCCACCCTTTGACTGCGCAGCGAAAGCGTTGAGCCCCAGAAGTTGCCATGCAGAAAGCCGTAGAGCACCACCGGAATGGTAAGGTTTCTCCTGGAACCACCAACCTTGGCCTGCTCCTCAGCCTGATCCCGATTCCGATCCTGATCCCCATTCCGATCAGAAAACTGGGTGAGGGAGCCGGCACTCGAACTGAGCTTGCAGTTGGCCAGCGATGCGGGCTGGCTGGCTATTGGTTTGGTTAAGTTAAGTTCTGGATTATAGGACCCATTGGGACGGAAGGGGGGAGCAGTCGTGTTAGGCAACCAACCAACAAACAACATCAATTCAAAGTTCAATCAATCTTATCTCTGGGATGCATTGGATTCACAACATTGACACAACCACAACACTCAAATACAATATAGTGTGATATagtaatcatatttttttctttgttttgttttttttttttttttttttttggatattcGTATTGTAGGACCTGGGGGAGAGGACCTTGTAGACTTACCGtctgaatttttaatattttttaagcaagtGGTTTCAGCAACTGAATCTTCGCTGAAACTTGGATTCATGGATTTGCCGTTTTGTACTACCTCTgcaaaatttcaaatcaaatcaaacgTTAAACTCGACAATCAAAACTCCACTCATTGCGAATCGGAGCAGCGTTTCTGTAACTGTAACTGGAATCGGATGGTTGCCAATATATATCTGCGATTCGAGAGACACGGTACGGTACACACTCTATATATGGGTCGTACAATATTGGAACATTCAACACGGTTGCGAGAACAAATCAAAAGTAATGCGCCACAAGTGAGAAATCAAATCATCCAACTTCtaggaacaacaacaaaaatgtaattttcttttcgtGATCAGATGGTTCTTTTTAAGGTTTGTTTAGTTTGTTTGTTGGTAAATTCAAGAAATATTTCGGAATGAACACTTTTAATGGGCTTATGGTTATTTTTTGGGAACATCACTTTGGCTTTAAATTGTGTATGCCCTATATAAGAAATTCGTAAgtaaaagcattaaaaaaacgTACACCAGGTTTTTTTATGGTAGAgccttaaaattaatttttgattaagagattttattttattgttaaagtTATGAGtgtgttaatttttgttttttaatataaatattaatattaattttcttcaTAGTTATTTTCttgacttttaaattaaataatttactcAATATCCAGTATTGTTTGAACATTTCAATATTAGGTAATCTTTTGCAAATAACAGCTATGACTTAATCTCtgtttaattaatgttaatgtttGGCAACGCCAAAACATTTGTAATGGACTTGCAAAGACATCAATAGAACTGCAATATTTCGATTAATATCACATCGAAGCTGACTGGaatggtttatttttctattaatgACTGGTTTATTGACAATTagttaaaatgaaatttattacaGAACGCTGCATGCATAACAAAGTAAACTGAAGAAAGCAAATTCCCTTGAAGTAATAtggaattaaacatttttcttttatgttgGGCCACACTAAATGTattccaatttaatttgtttaattttcatgtCAGCTCTTTATTTTGAAGTGCGATTTGTcttgttgaaaatttttttggaactGTGTAAATAGCAAACTAAATCTTTGCCTTGTGTTATtatttgttcaaaaataaagttgGAAATAACTACATGCTTGAGCCAAACGGTGCGTTTCGTTACTTTAaggcaacatttttttctgcacAATATAgatgttaaattattttactatgcaagtataacaaatttaagtGTTATATTAGGAACATCACAGTTAGATTTTATTTCAGTTTAGTTACCAAGGTTAGAATTTTATTGATGCttttaaccaaaaattaaaaaaaaaagaaagttcagataaagttaatttaagaACTAAGTTAAAAAAGTTACTAATTATTATCAAATGTAGTAAGTTTATTAGCGTTACGAttggttaaatttttgtttttggttatGATTCGAAGACCCAATTGTTTGTTTGGGGTATTAGTAAATCTAGATGGAatggaaaaaacatttttaagaatggCAAAGGAAACCTCTGGTTAGTTAATTTCGCGAAAAACAAGTcagacatatttttaaaaccggCCTTATGGTCACGAAACGCACTTCAATACCCTCAAaagctgtgtgtgtgtgtatttgtgcATGTGGGCTGTGTGCAAACAGAAATTCGCaatggaatggaaatgggGAACATAAACGGAAATCGGAAGGAGCTGCCCGATCGATGGCCCACCAACTTACCCAGGTTCTCCACGGACGCATTGATGTCCCGGATGGTGCGGGTGTACCGCGTGGAGGCCCTCGACGAGCCCGGCGGCTTGGACACTCCGCTGCCGTCGCCTCCGCCCGGAGTCTGGATCGTTTGGCTCTTGTGCCGCCGGATGGTGGGCAGCCGGGCCACGAAGGACGTGTTGTGCTTAAAGCTGGAGGACGCCCGTCTGCAGCGGAGGgggtgcaaaaaaaatatatctcaGTTGACACTCAAATACTAACGTAACTTATCATATAGTTGTTTTTTATAGTAAAGAGATAGGTTATCTGGCAAATATAGTTAACAGGATACGACTGTGGTTCAAAGTTAAGGTGTGTAGGTGtaggctgtgtgtgtgttttcgtGTAATTGCGCATACATACATTGACGTGTGAggataaaaacatttaaagttagCATTTTGGTGCTAAGACAacattgaattaattaattccaaCATTTACAAGTTATAAATGAGGTGCCACACAGTCGAGCATTTCCGACTAATTGCCCGTAACTCAAAGTAAAAAGCATCGCTATTATTGCTTTGTTAACTGGATGTAATAGagatattaattatttaccTAAAAATACTGCTGAATTTTAACTTGCTTGCTATGATATACCATTTCAAAGTTGTTATAATTGTTCTTATCTTTGCcagttttttgttaaacaaagTCATGATAACCAGTCTGTAGGGCAAAAAATTAGTTGgccctaaaaaaataatttattgttcCAAAAATTGAGTGGTTAGACATTTTCAACCcctaaaataaatcatttattgTTACCATTAGTATCAAGCTTTTTAAGAACTATTATTTTCCATTGTTAATTTGttacaatttcaaataaaaaaattcaatcgGACATtccaaatgaatttaaaaggGCGATGCTCTGATCTTTGAAAAACGGGACCATGGGAAACCAGGCGTCGAGGTGCTAGGGACAAAAATCGTAAAAAGTTCTGGAAGGAGTGAGTGGGTGGATAGTGTCTTCATTTGGAATGGATTAAGGGGGTAAAAggagcgaaagagagagacagagagaaaGAATCGAATAAAAAGCTTTTCACTCATTTTGCATCATTGAACTCACGTGTTAATTATAGATTATACACACatttatatgcatttttatgaagttttttttttgggcgcGGGGCAGCAGAACACACAAAATGAGAATCAATTCGTATCACATTGATTAATAGTACCTCGGTCATTGGGGAAAGTATCAAAAATTTAGCAATGAATTCTTTCGAATGCAGCAGAAGACAAAGATGGAAAGACCAGGCGATAGAGCGAGAGCGTCAGATAGAGAGcgatagagatagagagacTGGTGCTGATGGTAGAAAAGCTGCGAATTAACTTGATTCGATTTAGATGTGGGAGCCATGTCTACGGATGTGGGTGCTATTTAGGGGGCTGATGAACACCGCCCGTACAGAATGATTGGCAGATTGCTTTGATTCTTGCTTGGCTTGATTTTGATTGCTTTTTGTTATGGTTATCAAGTTTTACCTATATTcagttatgttttttaataatcgcTCCCAGTTTTCAGAActgaaaatgtttacaaaaattatattatctatGGGGTTAAGTAAATTATATAGAACATAAGTTGTTAATCGGGTGGAGAGAAGAAAGACGAATAGAAAGATTGCCGGGTAGATATAGTTGATCGGGCTACACTCTAGACATATGATACATATATCTCTAGCTCTACCTATGTTCAGTGTTTAGGGTTGTGATCTTGTTCTATACATATTagggaatttttaaaattttcaatttcatgcTCTGAGCGGCACATGCCAATTTACCAAATTCAGCGCCCTTCTATGCGCTTCTCACAATTTATAGCTGCCCAGCTCATGAagacattttcaaattttttcttgGGTTATACACATCAATGCCgattgtgtttgtgtgagtgtgcgagTGTTTGTGACTGTGTGAGTgtcttttcgtttttttgtaCAATAGTCGTTGAACTTCTTCTCTGCAATATATccccaaaaaatgtttcttcaGTTTCATACAAATGTCCCGCCCAATGGAGTGTCAGTGTCGAATTAAAGGCGATACTTACGAAGCCGGCGGACTGGGCAAGGCCACTCGATGGATATTCCACGTGGCCACCGACACGGAATGCTCGTCGGCCGCATAGCATCGCCACACGGCCTGGATGAGAGTGGCCGCCGGCTGGCGACGCCGGATCATGTgcttctgccgctgctgctgctgcaccttCAGGGCGAATCCACTGCCCAAGATGCCCTAGAAAATCAGAGGTGGTTTTGTATGAAGATACTTGTATGAACATCACCACGACAATTGGCTCATTAGTATAAGTATACGTAAGTAGGAATATTAGACAGAGCTGCGCCACTAATGGTATTcgtccttaaaaaaaaaagtattaaattacttaagaTTGTCTAAGGAAAGTGATAATAGTaaaatttagaaaactaaTTAACATTAAAGATTAATGCTAACAAGTGTTACGTTTCAATACCATTGAAAAAATACGTGCTAATGGAAAAGAGCCATTCCAAAATtggaatttaaatatgtttaaaataaggAGAAAATTCAAACTGGATTCTTATTCTTAAAGGACTTACCGCAGGCAGAGCGAAGAAGGAGATTCCTAGAAGAGCACAACAGGAGGCAATGAGCTTGCCCTGCCATGTGATCGGCACCATATCTCCATAGCCCACTGTGCAGAGTGTTATCTGTAATCGCGAATAGAGTGTCAACACTTGGGAGATATACTTGAATCTCTAGCACTTACCACACCCCACCAGAGTGCCTGGGCAAAATTGCTGAACTTGTCATTGACGTCCTTCTCCCACATGTAGACCAGGAATGATGCAAAGATTAGACCTAAGAACCCTATATACATGGTTGTGATCAGctcctaaattaaaaaaatataatacaaaattgtgtaaaatatctttaaattaacatttgttaagattacaaatttcttttatcaaaataaacatacaGCTGATCTGAGTtacacaaacaaatattttttatttaaagagaGTTTAAGGTAAGTGTGCCTTAATACAAGTGTACTTTATTATAAGTATACTTTAATGCAAGTGTAACtgataaattgattttattgtcGTAAGATTATACGTTTGCAAGCCATATAAAAAGCTTTGTGTAACAGAAAACTTTAgttatgtaaaaatataataaggaTGCATTACCATTAGAACAATTAGATAGCTCACTCACCTGTCTATGTGCGTAAACAACCGAGCCGAGCAACTTCCAGGTGCCGCCCCGCCGATCCATGCGCACCATCCGCAATATCTGAAAAAACCGGAGGCCACGCAGGGCACTCGTGGCGAACACCTGGCCCGAGGTGCCCATCCCTAATACTACAATTGAGGCTAAAATGGTGACAATATCTGGAATATGAGAATTCCAGCTAAGCCACTTGTTAATCCTTGTTAATTGCGCAGAATACAATACCTATAATACAGAATGGTCGCTTCACGAACTTCATCCGACCCAGGCAGCCCTGGTATCGCGATCGGCAGCCCGAAGACCATAAACGAGCTCCAAACTCCATCGTGAACCAGATGACCACCAGGATCTCCATGCGGAACAAGATGTAGACGGCGTCCTCCTCGTACTCCTTGATGGTGGAAAACACACTGAGCGCCAGGCAGGTGAACACCATCAGAAACcttgagaaaaaataaattaacattagatatgttttattaaattaattttcttcttttgggagattatttaaagaaaactaattttataagaaatcTAAGCCGACACTTGTCacgaatatttttaattctcaATAGGGGAAAGGTGTAACAATAGGCTAATCTTCATTATACTAAAATTAtacttattttgtatataagtttaaatcaaaactatttattaagATTTATCCTTAATACTACGTATAACATTTGGTCTATGTATATACAAAtcattgttaaatataaataaacataaatttgaattaaatttaaatttattacactttttaaaacataattgaacttatcgtaaaataaaatatatcaagcttattattttataaacaacaaattaaaaacgaaaaaacaattttttgtgaGCCTAAATAttcgaaaacattttttttcaacactttaaaatagttaaagtGTGATCCGGATGCCACTAAAATACTATTTTGGGTTTACTTACACCATCACATGGTAGAAGATGGCGTGCAGGCCGCGAGGCCGCTCCAGGAAGTTATAGAGGCGACTCTGGAGACGCCGGTAGCGGACATCGCGGCGGGTGCCGCGGTTGTAGTTCAGCGGCTTTCCTAGGAGTGACATTCGAGGTTGCAGGATTCGTTCCGAGTTCGGCCTGCCCGGTCTACATTTCCTGTAATTCAGATGAAAGCCACTTAGTCTTtgttttaatcaattaaaattcacgTTAGCTGgttatattgttttaagtgtACCCCTTGTAACCCTTTATATCGTAGAAGGCATAAATATCGTTATCCGGATCCATTCTGATCTCATTCCACCCCGGTGGGTTCTCGGAAACTCTCGGCTAATATTTTCGACACTTTGGACACGTCTAGCTTCGACGGCGATTCAACAGCAACTCGATCGACGGCTGATCGTCGGCCGGTTAAAAAACCTTCCTTAACAACTAGACTTTCAAAACCCCATgtgtaaattttattaattatctACATAAACAGTTTTTTCGTTCCACACACCTTGCATTTTTACGACACCCCAAGTCTGCGTAGACCtctatttggttttattttaatatataccCTATATACCCAAGTATATTGCACCTCGTCATCAACAAAGTGCCATAAAATTTCGCGTACTTCGGCGACGTTTTCGTTTTGGTTCTCCTTCGCCGTTGTGGGCGGGTCAGGTTCGCTTTAGTCACGATCTCTCGACTTTGTCTTTGCCCAACGTGCTGCCAGGCGATCGTACGTCATTAACTTTAGCCACTTGCCATACCCCATACCCCATACCCCACAAGCCAAAAATGGGTGAGTTTTGGCAATTCGTTCGGGGTGTGCTGGAAAATTACCAGTCGCTGATGGGAGAGTTCTATTGTTATTGATATGGGATTCCAGGAGGTTTCTATTgtagcatttaaaataatacggACACAAACGACGGGTAAATGTCTACGGCTAAAACTTGCTAACCAGAAAGGTAagtaatcaaaaaaatatactaatttgtttttaatgtaaatatttaacaagtatttataaaacaaaacaaatatttttttaacatctctaaaaacaattaaaagccatgttgtaaaaaaaatgtttttctttgcagaacaaaaattgtaaaacgGCTGCTAAAACTTTAATGTCAAATTGCTTCAATCTATCCAACATGGACACgcaatttattgaaataaaaaagtttccctttctaaaattttttattcaagtCGAATAGtttgagtttattttaaaatcaaataaaccaTAAGCCATTTTGCTAgcacaattttttaaacactttagataaatatatttgtatagaGCTTAACTacctgaaataaaaaaaaagtggaataAGCAAATAACAAAGAGCTTAAAATAAGGAAATCCAGTTGAATGTTTTCTGTTAGATGGATTACAAGTAATGTATCTTAACATAACAACGAATCACTAAACAAAGAAGAGTTTTATTGGCTCATCTTTGATTTACATTATAGATCAATGCAAATTAGATATGTATGAATCAGCTAAAAACACAACTACAGATGATACTCGTAGCAATTAGCATAATTTAACTGGCCAGAACGCGGACTTTCCCCGTCAAATAAATTACACAGCTATGatcaaaataatagaaatattaatgttgattatatttatttaagattttatagtTGCTTAAAAGTTactctttttataaaaacaaatcttaagctttttaaatatgtattttacgGTTGTCAGTATTgaagaaacattttatttatgcaaaaataattaaagaaagctaatcaaaaagattttttgttaatttgggctaataacattttaaatggttCCCAAAAGgctaaacttttatttatgtgaTAGCTAAACCAAAATTTTCAGAACCACTATTTGTATGCAATTTACTTGGCCATAGTACATAGTATGCTAACTGGACATATAGTCGTCATAAATGGTTATTATTCTGCTAATTGTATGTGGGAAGCGGGAGAGCCAGTTCTCAGGCCTCTTTTTCCGGCAACTTTTCAAAGCTCCCCTCGAGCGAGTTAATTGCAGTGTCGAAGTCAGTTATCGACATACGGATCGCGAAAGCTCTTCACTATCCACGATCCATGGAAATGTGCCTGTGTATTGGCTTGTTTTGATTCCGCTGTATGAGTCATGCATATCTTATCTTCCAGCGATCTTCCAGCGATCTTCCAGCGATCCCCAATGGAAAGTGCTGCCCATCACCATAAAACGCGAAGAAtcgtttgattttaaaattgtttaatgcaTTCTTgcttgttttgtgtgtg containing:
- the LOC128256201 gene encoding potassium voltage-gated channel subfamily KQT member 4 isoform X4, whose translation is MSLLGKPLNYNRGTRRDVRYRRLQSRLYNFLERPRGLHAIFYHVMVFLMVFTCLALSVFSTIKEYEEDAVYILFRMEILVVIWFTMEFGARLWSSGCRSRYQGCLGRMKFVKRPFCIIDIVTILASIVVLGMGTSGQVFATSALRGLRFFQILRMVRMDRRGGTWKLLGSVVYAHRQELITTMYIGFLGLIFASFLVYMWEKDVNDKFSNFAQALWWGVITLCTVGYGDMVPITWQGKLIASCCALLGISFFALPAGILGSGFALKVQQQQRQKHMIRRRQPAATLIQAVWRCYAADEHSVSVATWNIHRVALPSPPASSENWERLLKNITEYRRASSSFKHNTSFVARLPTIRRHKSQTIQTPGGGDGSGVSKPPGSSRASTRYTRTIRDINASVENLASQPASLANCKLSSSAGSLTQFSDRNGDQDRNRDQAEEQAKVGGSRRNLTIPVVLYGFLHGNFWGSTLSLRSQRVAPANDRDLEAGREEEEEEEESAKDTCQRSNNLPLPGSPSCSPNPSPGSGRTGRFFAAASQFLETGFNATTISNCTSTNPAGDVANEEDEPRCTQLTNRHKTAIRFIRKLKYFVARRKFKEALKPYDVKDVMEQYAAGHVDLLGRVKMLHLRLDQILGKQGSKAKDVYASKISLASRVVKVERQVADIEEKLDVLIKAYMEDRDRFLALPLPAKPKIHSISPSHKPLHHAHNLAMIDVWKRTAALSVHPEQVTPSESLLDSSVTDGSELRSLTATQTATTTTDAIATQTPMPPHMQHTATNTKSSVLNSYQLGSEKQQHNDVFMTELENRTKKRVTLSLHRSTSEPYSKQEQRINIPDEGAESLDSSAKPTPPDSSIILIDEYEDFEEEDLNCEGEMDHFPSWEIDSDIGVEVDVDADADGDCDESTEDTALLQCATRTAIVITPISPVSSAHNLQQLNDQTTTLNKSNLLPPDSG
- the LOC128256201 gene encoding potassium voltage-gated channel subfamily KQT member 4 isoform X2; this translates as MDPDNDIYAFYDIKGYKGKCRPGRPNSERILQPRMSLLGKPLNYNRGTRRDVRYRRLQSRLYNFLERPRGLHAIFYHVMVFLMVFTCLALSVFSTIKEYEEDAVYILFRMEILVVIWFTMEFGARLWSSGCRSRYQGCLGRMKFVKRPFCIIDIVTILASIVVLGMGTSGQVFATSALRGLRFFQILRMVRMDRRGGTWKLLGSVVYAHRQELITTMYIGFLGLIFASFLVYMWEKDVNDKFSNFAQALWWGVITLCTVGYGDMVPITWQGKLIASCCALLGISFFALPAGILGSGFALKVQQQQRQKHMIRRRQPAATLIQAVWRCYAADEHSVSVATWNIHRVALPSPPASSENWERLLKNITEYSFKHNTSFVARLPTIRRHKSQTIQTPGGGDGSGVSKPPGSSRASTRYTRTIRDINASVENLASQPASLANCKLSSSAGSLTQFSDRNGDQDRNRDQAEEQAKVGGSRRNLTIPVVLYGFLHGNFWGSTLSLRSQRVAPANDRDLEAGREEEEEEEESAKDTCQRSNNLPLPGSPSCSPNPSPGSGRTGRFFAAASQFLETGFNATTISNCTSTNPAGDVANEEDEPRCTQLTNRHKTAIRFIRKLKYFVARRKFKEALKPYDVKDVMEQYAAGHVDLLGRVKMLHLRLDQILGKQGSKAKDVYASKISLASRVVKVERQVADIEEKLDVLIKAYMEDRDRFLALPLPAKPKIHSISPSHKPLHHAHNLAMIDVWKRTAALSVHPEQVTPSESLLDSSVTDGSELRSLTATQTATTTTDAIATQTPMPPHMQHTATNTKSSVLNSYQLGSEKQQHNDVFMTELENRTKKRVTLSLHRSTSEPYSKQEQRINIPDEGAESLDSSAKPTPPDSSIILIDEYEDFEEEDLNCEGEMDHFPSWEIDSDIGVEVDVDADADGDCDESTEDTALLQCATRTAIVITPISPVSSAHNLQQLNDQTTTLNKSNLLPPDSG
- the LOC128256201 gene encoding potassium voltage-gated channel subfamily KQT member 4 isoform X1, whose translation is MDPDNDIYAFYDIKGYKGKCRPGRPNSERILQPRMSLLGKPLNYNRGTRRDVRYRRLQSRLYNFLERPRGLHAIFYHVMVFLMVFTCLALSVFSTIKEYEEDAVYILFRMEILVVIWFTMEFGARLWSSGCRSRYQGCLGRMKFVKRPFCIIDIVTILASIVVLGMGTSGQVFATSALRGLRFFQILRMVRMDRRGGTWKLLGSVVYAHRQELITTMYIGFLGLIFASFLVYMWEKDVNDKFSNFAQALWWGVITLCTVGYGDMVPITWQGKLIASCCALLGISFFALPAGILGSGFALKVQQQQRQKHMIRRRQPAATLIQAVWRCYAADEHSVSVATWNIHRVALPSPPASSENWERLLKNITEYRRASSSFKHNTSFVARLPTIRRHKSQTIQTPGGGDGSGVSKPPGSSRASTRYTRTIRDINASVENLASQPASLANCKLSSSAGSLTQFSDRNGDQDRNRDQAEEQAKVGGSRRNLTIPVVLYGFLHGNFWGSTLSLRSQRVAPANDRDLEAGREEEEEEEESAKDTCQRSNNLPLPGSPSCSPNPSPGSGRTGRFFAAASQFLETGFNATTISNCTSTNPAGDVANEEDEPRCTQLTNRHKTAIRFIRKLKYFVARRKFKEALKPYDVKDVMEQYAAGHVDLLGRVKMLHLRLDQILGKQGSKAKDVYASKISLASRVVKVERQVADIEEKLDVLIKAYMEDRDRFLALPLPAKPKIHSISPSHKPLHHAHNLAMIDVWKRTAALSVHPEQVTPSESLLDSSVTDGSELRSLTATQTATTTTDAIATQTPMPPHMQHTATNTKSSVLNSYQLGSEKQQHNDVFMTELENRTKKRVTLSLHRSTSEPYSKQEQRINIPDEGAESLDSSAKPTPPDSSIILIDEYEDFEEEDLNCEGEMDHFPSWEIDSDIGVEVDVDADADGDCDESTEDTALLQCATRTAIVITPISPVSSAHNLQQLNDQTTTLNKSNLLPPDSG
- the LOC128256201 gene encoding potassium voltage-gated channel subfamily KQT member 1 isoform X13, whose translation is MDPDNDIYAFYDIKGYKGKCRPGRPNSERILQPRMSLLGKPLNYNRGTRRDVRYRRLQSRLYNFLERPRGLHAIFYHVMVFLMVFTCLALSVFSTIKEYEEDAVYILFRMEILVVIWFTMEFGARLWSSGCRSRYQGCLGRMKFVKRPFCIIDIVTILASIVVLGMGTSGQVFATSALRGLRFFQILRMVRMDRRGGTWKLLGSVVYAHRQELITTMYIGFLGLIFASFLVYMWEKDVNDKFSNFAQALWWGVITLCTVGYGDMVPITWQGKLIASCCALLGISFFALPAGILGSGFALKVQQQQRQKHMIRRRQPAATLIQAVWRCYAADEHSVSVATWNIHRVALPSPPASRASSSFKHNTSFVARLPTIRRHKSQTIQTPGGGDGSGVSKPPGSSRASTRYTRTIRDINASVENLEVVQNGKSMNPSFSEDSVAETTCLKNIKNSDASQPASLANCKLSSSAGSLTQFSDRNGDQDRNRDQAEEQAKVGGSRRNLTIPVVLYGFLHGNFWGSTLSLRSQRVAPANDRDLEAGREEEEEEEESAKDTCQRSNNLPLPGSPSCSPNPSPGSGRTGRFFAAASQFLETGFNATTISNCTSTNPAGDVANEEDEPRCTQLTNRHKTAIRFIRKLKYFVARRKFKEALKPYDVKDVMEQYAAGHVDLLGRVKMLHLRLDQILGKQGSKAKDVYASKISLASRVVKVERQVADIEEKLDVLIKAYMEDRDRFLALPLPAKPKIHSISPSHKPLHHAHNLAMIDVWKRTAALSVHPEQVTPSESLLDSSVTDGSELRSLTATQTATTTTDAIATQTPMPPHMQHTATNTKSSVLNSYQLGSEKQQHNDVFMTELENRTKKRVTLSLHRSTSEPYSKQEQRINIPDEGAESLDSSAKPTPPDSSIILIDEYEDFEEEDLNCEGEMDHFPSWEIDSDIGVEVDVDADADGDCDESTEDTALLQCATRTAIVITPISPVSSAHNLQQLNDQTTTLNKSNLLPPDSG
- the LOC128256201 gene encoding potassium voltage-gated channel subfamily KQT member 4 isoform X3; translation: MDPDNDIYAFYDIKGYKGKCRPGRPNSERILQPRMSLLGKPLNYNRGTRRDVRYRRLQSRLYNFLERPRGLHAIFYHVMVFLMVFTCLALSVFSTIKEYEEDAVYILFRMEILVVIWFTMEFGARLWSSGCRSRYQGCLGRMKFVKRPFCIIDIVTILASIVVLGMGTSGQVFATSALRGLRFFQILRMVRMDRRGGTWKLLGSVVYAHRQELITTMYIGFLGLIFASFLVYMWEKDVNDKFSNFAQALWWGVITLCTVGYGDMVPITWQGKLIASCCALLGISFFALPAGILGSGFALKVQQQQRQKHMIRRRQPAATLIQAVWRCYAADEHSVSVATWNIHRVALPSPPASRASSSFKHNTSFVARLPTIRRHKSQTIQTPGGGDGSGVSKPPGSSRASTRYTRTIRDINASVENLASQPASLANCKLSSSAGSLTQFSDRNGDQDRNRDQAEEQAKVGGSRRNLTIPVVLYGFLHGNFWGSTLSLRSQRVAPANDRDLEAGREEEEEEEESAKDTCQRSNNLPLPGSPSCSPNPSPGSGRTGRFFAAASQFLETGFNATTISNCTSTNPAGDVANEEDEPRCTQLTNRHKTAIRFIRKLKYFVARRKFKEALKPYDVKDVMEQYAAGHVDLLGRVKMLHLRLDQILGKQGSKAKDVYASKISLASRVVKVERQVADIEEKLDVLIKAYMEDRDRFLALPLPAKPKIHSISPSHKPLHHAHNLAMIDVWKRTAALSVHPEQVTPSESLLDSSVTDGSELRSLTATQTATTTTDAIATQTPMPPHMQHTATNTKSSVLNSYQLGSEKQQHNDVFMTELENRTKKRVTLSLHRSTSEPYSKQEQRINIPDEGAESLDSSAKPTPPDSSIILIDEYEDFEEEDLNCEGEMDHFPSWEIDSDIGVEVDVDADADGDCDESTEDTALLQCATRTAIVITPISPVSSAHNLQQLNDQTTTLNKSNLLPPDSG